The following are encoded in a window of Conger conger chromosome 19, fConCon1.1, whole genome shotgun sequence genomic DNA:
- the rtcb gene encoding RNA-splicing ligase RtcB homolog: MSRTYNDELQYLDKIHKNCWRIRKGFVPNMQVEGVFYVNDPLEKLMFEELRNACRGGGFGGFLPAMKQIGNVAALPGIVHKSIGLPDVHSGYGFAIGNMAAFDMTDPTAVVSPGGVGFDINCGVRLLRTNLDEGDVQPVKEQLAQALFDHIPVGVGSKGVIPMSAKDLEEALEMGVDWSLREGYAWAEDKEHCEEYGRMLQADPNKVSSKAKKRGLPQLGTLGAGNHYCEIQVVDEIFNDYAAKKMGIDHKGQVCVMIHSGSRGLGHQVATDALVAMEKAMKRDKIVVNDRQLACARITSDEGQDYLKGMAAAGNYAWVNRSSMTFLTRQAFSKVFSTTPDDLDMHVIYDVSHNIAKVEEHMVDGKQRTLLVHRKGSTRAFPPHHPLIAVDYQLTGQPVLIGGTMGTCSYVLTGTEQGMTETFGTTCHGAGRALSRAKSRRNLDFQDVLDKLADQGIAIRVASPKLVMEEAPESYKNVTDVVNTCHDAGISKKAIKLRPIAVIKG, from the exons ATGAGTCGGACATACAATGACGAGTTGCAATATTTGGATAAAATCCATAAGAACTGCTGGCGAATCCGGAAAGGATTTGTTCCAAATATGCAG gtAGAAGGAGTCTTCTACGTCAACGATCCTCTTGAAAAACTGATGTTTGAGGAACTACGAAATGCTTGTCGTGGcggag GATTTGGAGGATTTCTACCAGCCATGAAGCAGATTGGAAATGTCGCAGCCCTCCCCGGAATAGTGCAC AAATCCATTGGGCTGCCAGATGTCCACTCTGGATACGGGTTCGCGATAGGAAATATGGCCGCCTTCGACATGACTGATCCCACAGCTGTGGTTTCTCCAG ggggggtggggttcgaCATTAACTGCGGGGTGCGGCTGCTGCGGACCAACCTGGATGAGGGCGACGTGCAGCCGGTGAAGGAGCAGCTGGCCCAGGCGCTGTTCGACCACATCCCCGTGGGCGTGGGCTCCAAGGGAGTCATTCCCATGAGCGCCAA ggatctggaggaggccctggagaTGGGGGTGGACTGGTCTCTGAGGGAGGGCTACGCCTGGGCCGAGGACAAGGAGCACTGTGAGGAGTACGGCAGGATGCTGCAGGCCGACCCCAACAAGGTGTCCTCCAAAGCCAAGAAGAGAGGCCTGCCCCAg CTGGGTACTCTGGGAGCTGGGAACCACTACTGCGAGATCCAGGTGGTGGATGAGATCTTCAACGACTATGCCGCCAAGAAGATGGGCATCGACCACAAGGGCCAGGTGTGCGTGATGATCCACAGCGGGAGCCGGGGGCTGGGCCACCAGGTGGCTACAG ACGCtctggttgccatggagaaGGCGATGAAGAGGGATAAGATTGTGGTGAACGACAGGCAGCTGGCATGTGCGCGGATCACGTCAGACGAGGGCCAGGACTACCTGAAGGGCATGGCTGCGGCCGGGAACTACGCCTGGGTCAACCGCTCGTCCATGACCTTCCTCACGCGCCAG GCCTTCTCCAAGGTGTTCAGCACCACGCCCGATGACCTGGACATGCACGTGATCTACGACGTGTCGCACAACATCGCCAAGGTGGAGGAGCACATGGTGGATGGGAAGCAGAGGACCCTGCTGGTGCACCGCAAGGGCTCCACCCGCGCcttccccccccaccacccgcTCATCGCCGTCGACTACCAG CTGACCGGACAGCCCGTCCTGATTGGAGGCACCATGGGAACGTGCAGCTACGTGCTGACGGGCACGGAGCAGGGCATGACGGAGACCTTCGGGACCACCTGCCACGGGGCG GGTCGCGCCCTGTCCCGCGCCAAGTCCCGCAGGAACCTGGACTTCCAGGACGTGCTGGACAAGCTGGCGGACCAGGGCATCGCCATTCGCGTGGCCTCGCCCAAACTGGTCATGGAGGAG GCCCCGGAGTCGTATAAGAACGTGACGGACGTGGTGAACACCTGCCACGACGCCGGCATCAGTAAGAAGGCCATCAAACTGCGGCCCATCGCCGTGATCAAGGGCtga
- the fbxo7 gene encoding F-box only protein 7, which translates to MKLRVRLNKQTSRLELEEEEPVLSDLCARIREHLLPPWGLSPEAEFSLSLNGREPLSDIGRTLSSCGVVSGDLICLILHQPGHVAPAAPAAPGAPAPCSRPVPAREASPESPSSSGCEADIREAEYVQEAGLEDCEGAVPEEEGAGPFSPGPMLCSETENGAAPHALELLHHGAGCQSPCDALLVSAHLLMMETGFVPQDAEGSPGLMPGGWRAMGGLYRLQYSHPLCEDSLAVLRAVPMGNMLVFNASLKVNESVDNARKLLLRPGAYVTEDWRGENAAVVYKDLKKLSRIFKDQLAYPLIASARQAMGLPPAFGLTALPPELLLRVLRLLDLGAVASLSASCRDLRCAAADPSLWRHLYHRDFRDQINRPANTDWKALYRRKYRQRREASRFRRTRLFAPTPPFPTSPYHPFPFNPHPLPYPPGIIGGEYDQRPGLLPGGLPRPRFDPIGSLQERNPSNRGPFGRRPPGPLGNRSSDIRRGFI; encoded by the exons aTGAAGTTGCGGGTGAGGCTGAACAAGCAGACCAGCCGCTTggagctggaggaagaggagccggTGCTGTCGGATCTGTGCGCCCGCATCAGGGAGCACCTTTTACCGCCCTGGGGTCTCAG CCCAGAGGCCGAGTTCAGCCTGTCGCTGAACGGCAGGGAGCCTCTCTCTGACATCGGCCGGACGCTGTCCTCCTGCGGCGTGGTTTCTGGGGATTTGATCTGCCTGATCCTGCACCAGCCCGGTCACGTGGCCCCCGCGGCCCCTGCTGCCCCTGGGGCCCCCGCCCCCTGCAGTAGACCCGTCCCAGCCAGAGAGGCTAGCCCTGAATCG cCCAGCAGCAGTGGGTGTGAGGCGGACATAAGAGAGGCGGAGTATGTCCAGGAGGCGGGGCTTGAGGACTGCGAGGGGGCGGtgccagaggaggagggggcggggccgttCAGCCCTGGGCCAATGCTGTGCAGCGAAACGGAGAACGGGGCGGCGCCCCACGCCCTGGAGCTGCTGCACCACGGGGCGGGCTGCCAGAGCCCCTGTGATGCGCTGCTGGTCTCCGCCCACCTGCTCATGATGGAGACCGGCTTCGTTCCCCAG GATGCAGAGGGGAGCCCTGGCCTGATGCCGGGGGGGTGGAGGGCCATGGGGGGGCTGTACAGACTGCAATACTCTCACCCCCTCTGTGAGGACAGCCTGGCAGTGCTGAGGGCGGTGCCCATGGGCAACATGCTGGTGTTCAACG CGTCTCTgaaggtgaatgagtctgtggACAACGCCCGGAAACTGTTACTGAGGCCCGGTGCGTACGTGACGGAGGACTGGAGGG GGGAGAACGCTGCTGTGGTCTACAAAGACCTGAAGAAGCTGTCACGCATTTTCAAAGACCAGCTGGCATACCCTCTGATCGCTTCGGCCAGACAAG CGATGGGGCTGCCGCCGGCGTTTGGGCTGACGGCCCTGCCCCCGGAGCTGCTCCTGCGGGTGCTGAGGCTGCTGGACCTGGGGGCCGTGGCGTCCCTCTCGGCCTCCTGCCGGGACCTCCGCTGTGCGGCCGCCGACCCCTCACTGTGGAGACACCTGTACCACCGCGACTTCCGCG ATCAGATTAACAGACCAGCAAACACAGACTGGAAAGCG cTCTACAGGAGGAAGTACAGGCAGAGGAGGGAGGCGTCCCGATTCCGCCGCACCCGCCTGTTTGCCCCCACTCCCCCTTTCCCCACGTCCCCCTACCACCCCTTCCCcttcaacccccaccccctgccctaCCCCCCCGGCATCATCGGGGGGGAGTACGACCAGAGGCCCGGCCTCCTGCCCGGCGGCCTGCCCCGCCCCCGCTTCGACCCCATTGGCTCACTCCAGGAGCGTAACCCCAGCAACAGGGGCCCTTTCGGACGGAGGCCCCCGGGGCCCCTGGGGAACCGGTCCTCTGACATCAGGCGAGGGTTCATCTAA